A window of the Lactuca sativa cultivar Salinas chromosome 7, Lsat_Salinas_v11, whole genome shotgun sequence genome harbors these coding sequences:
- the LOC111877267 gene encoding COBRA-like protein 10, with protein MRVSWKSWLLLLLFHICNAQDDGETPITLPKEVDACNGIFLQYNFDSRQKEYPRLKNATAQPWAFKSQLTVVNTGATELKTWQAFIGFQHDEILVSVDGATILNGDSFPMKVGKNGTHLTGYPQADLRTAIDTAGDLTQMAAKVKIKGTMFGVKLGGNVMPSNIKLENEGFKCPKATTKGQSMHVCCTKDPKFKPKKKLLKFFPRRKADLSFTYDIIQSFKGNYIAQVTIDNHHPLGRLDHWNLTFEWMRNEFIYDMRGAFTRKKDPSECLYSAAGGYYQDMDFSKVMNCQKKPIISDLPSTMKDDDHVGKLPFCCRDGQILSKIMNATKAKSVFQMNVFKLPPDLNRTAINPPQNWNIKGVVNPHYKCSQPIRVDPTETPDPSGVEATISAIASYQVTCNITKPKPKMAKCCVSFSAYYADSVVPCNTCACGCEDEDTRKCDKDARALPLPAEALLVPFANRTIKAKAWAKIKHIDLPKKLPCPDNCPMSVNWHLDSDYKTGWSARITMFNWQRRPFEDWFLAVQLKKAFVGYENVYSFNGTKLGKVDRMIFMKGFPGLNYLIGLTNGSKPGEPPVPGKQQSVISFLKKNTPGIRVAGGDGFPTKVIFNGEECALPRRLPRRSVGSRQSPVGLLPAVIIVFSTFILINFFLPSMAPFL; from the exons ATGAGAGTGTCATGGAAATCATGGCTTCTCCTATTGCTTTTCCATATATGTAACGCTCAAGATGATGGAGAAACTCCGATCACCTTACCAAAGGAGGTCGACGCCTGTAATGGGATCTTCTTACAATACAACTTCGATTCGCGACAGAAAGAATACCCACGTCTCAAGAACGCCACCGCACAGCCATGGGCTTTCAAGTCTCAGTTAACCGTCGTCAACACCGGCGCCACCGAGTTGAAAACATGGCAGGCGTTTATCGGTTTCCAGCACGATGAGATCTTGGTGTCTGTTGACGGAGCGACGATTCTCAACGGTGACAGTTTTCCGATGAAGGTGGGGAAGAATGGAACTCACCTGACTGGATACCCACAGGCGGATTTGAGAACCGCCATTGATACCGCCGGAGATTTGACTCAGATGGCGGCGAAGGTTAAGATCAAGGGGACGATGTTTGGGGTGAAACTCGGCGGCAATGTCATGCCTTCAAACATTAAACTTGAAAACGAAGGCTTTAAATGCCCTAAAGCAACAACCAAAG GACAATCGATGCATGTATGTTGCACAAAAGATCCCAAATTTAAACCGAAGAAGAAGCTCTTGAAATTTTTCCCACGTCGAAAAGCTGATCTTTCGTTCACATATGATATTATACAGTCGTTTAAGGGTAATTACATAGCTCAGGTCACCATCGACAACCACCACCCTCTAGGACGCCTCGATCATTGGAACTTGACCTTCGAATGGATGCGAAATGAGTTTATTTACGACATGCGAGGTGCTTTCACTCGGAAGAAAGATCCTTCCGAATGCCTTTATAGTGCTGCCGGAGGATACTATCAAGATATGGATTTCTCAAAGGTCATGAATTGTCAGAAAAAACCAATCATCTCCGACCTTCCGTCCACCATGAAAGACGACGACCACGTTGGAAAGTTGCCGTTTTGTTGCCGGGATGGACAGATTCTATCGAAAATTATGAACGCAACTAAAGCGAAATCAGTATTTCAGATGAATGTTTTCAAACTTCCTCCTGATTTAAACCGAACTGCAATAAATCCACCTCAAAATTGGAACATCAAAGGCGTGGTGAACCCGCATTACAAGTGCAGTCAACCGATCCGGGTCGACCCGACGGAGACACCAGACCCGAGTGGCGTCGAAGCCACGATCTCCGCCATAGCTAGTTATCAAGTCACCTGCAACATAACAAAACCTAAACCGAAAATGGCGAAGTGTTGTGTATCATTTTCGGCGTATTACGCTGATTCAGTGGTTCCATGCAACACGTGTGCATGTGGTTGTGAAGACGAAGACACCAGAAAATGCGACAAGGATGCGAGAGCGTTGCCGCTTCCGGCGGAGGCGCTACTAGTTCCGTTTGCTAATCGGACGATTAAAGCAAAAGCTTGGGCGAAAATCAAACACATAGATTTACCAAAAAAGCTGCCGTGCCCGGATAATTGTCCGATGAGTGTGAACTGGCATCTCGATAGTGATTACAAAACCGGGTGGTCGGCGAGGATAACGATGTTCAATTGGCAACGCCGACCGTTTGAGGACTGGTTTCTCGCCGTTCAGTTGAAGAAAGCGTTTGTTGGGTACGAGAATGTTTACTCGTTCAATGGAACGAAACTGGGAAAGGTGGACAGGATGATTTTCATGAAGGGATTTCCGGGTTTGAATTACTTGATCGGGTTGACGAACGGGTCAAAACCAGGGGAACCACCGGTGCCAGGAAAGCAACAATCGGTGATATCTTTTTTGAAGAAAAACACGCCGGGAATTCGTGTTGCGGGTGGAGATGGATTCCCGACGAAGGTAATCTTTAACGGGGAAGAATGTGCGTTGCCTAGAAGATTGCCCAGGCGTTCCGTCGGAAGTCGTCAATCTCCGGTAGGATTGTTGCCGGCGGTGATTATTGTCTTTTCTACATTcattttgattaatttttttcttcCATCAATGGCGCCGTTTTTGTGA